One Phaseolus vulgaris cultivar G19833 chromosome 2, P. vulgaris v2.0, whole genome shotgun sequence DNA window includes the following coding sequences:
- the LOC137809100 gene encoding uclacyanin-3-like yields MGASKRMMLAKAMKEARAAKAGASFTPAADPVPPPTLSPPPPVTAEAPSNPSPSSPPGPEALPTPNSPPPIAAVPLAAASSPAPTPLDKGKRVLEILSDDEDSKGVAPFRRRKSARVPLSVEASPQGGNPFMDNPPSATSLPP; encoded by the coding sequence atgggcgcttccaagagaatgatgctggcgaaggcaatgaaggaggcacgcGCCGCCAAGGCGGGTGCCTCCTTCACCCCTGCTGCCGATCCGGTTCCCCCACCGACtctgtcaccgccacctccagtCACTGCTGAAGCTCCCTCTAACCCATCTCCGTCATCTCCACCTGGCCCCGAAGCGCTTCCAACTCCCAACTCTCCTCCGcctatcgccgccgttcccctagccgcggcctcgtcaccggctccaaccccccttgacaaagggaaacgggttttggagattttatcagatgatgaggactcgaAAGGCGTGGCCcccttcagaagaagaaaatctgcgcgggttcctctttcggtagaggcgtcgccccagggagggaaccccttcatggacaACCCCCCAAGTGCGACCTCACTCCCCCCGtga